Below is a window of Candidatus Binataceae bacterium DNA.
CCGCTTCGTAAAACCAGAACCATTTCAGCTCGCGACGGGCAGACGAGTCGTCGTCCAACCCGGTATCCGTAGCTTCGTGCCTGCCGCTCAGCGAAGACCGAATCTTTAGGAAAATCGTCGCTCTCAGATGAATAGGTCCCGCGCTACGGTCTCGCCAGGCAACCAACGTGCTAATGCGCTGATCGCAGCCCGTCGCACCAAGTTCCAATTGCATTCAGCCCGCGGAGAATTAGCATCGGCACGAGTCAACGAGGTCCGATCTGGCCTTTGAAAGGGAGAACGTGGAGGGGTCGGATCTAATCAAAGAAGCAGTCAATCAAACGTGCAGAGGGACTAGCTCATGAAGCGATTCCCAGTGCTCATTTCGGCCGGCATCATAATAGTCGCTTCGCTCGCATCGGGTGCTACCACGCTGTCCGCCGAGGAGAAGAAACCCAATTGAGGAGAAATTTCTCAAGTCCCTCGGAGGACCAAAGTCCTATTGGAATCAGTTCGGCCGTTTGACTAGGGTCAATCGACAAATCGTTCGACTAGGAGGCCAGATGAGCTTTCATCAAAATGTCCCGAAACTGGTAGGCGTTTTCGCCGCCGCCATGCTCCTGGCTTGCCTGCCAGGGTCGGTTTCGCAGGCCACGGCTCAGGACAAAAAGCCTAACATTATCTTCATCATGGGCGACGACATTGGCTGGTCCAACATCGGCGTCTACAACCAGGGAATCATGGCGGGCCGGACGCCGAACCTCGACAAGCTCGCCACGGAAGGCATGCGGTTCACCGAT
It encodes the following:
- a CDS encoding sulfatase-like hydrolase/transferase encodes the protein MSFHQNVPKLVGVFAAAMLLACLPGSVSQATAQDKKPNIIFIMGDDIGWSNIGVYNQGIMAGRTPNLDKLATEGMRFTD